The following are from one region of the Mustela lutreola isolate mMusLut2 chromosome 9, mMusLut2.pri, whole genome shotgun sequence genome:
- the THBD gene encoding thrombomodulin: protein MQHQPFPPGTSFLFPNVQEGGPRTYKPPPRPAGMSEAASPALRAVAGHVWAGTNASGCRRRRPALLGSLGALALSRRLRSPPRLPSACWDSMLRVLLLGVLAPAGLGLPTSPEPQPRGSQCVEHDCFELFRGPATFFAASQACEGLGGHLMTVRSSVAADVISLLLSGDSGDSPRLWIGLQLPPGCSDPGQLGPLRGFQWVTGDNRTSYSRWARLHFDPAPLCGPLCVAVSEAGALAPREPAWEEQQCTAEADGFLCEFHFAASCKPLLVDSGAVAAAGVTITYTTPFGATGADFQALPAGSSASIAPFGVELECVAPPGEAEAHWGRDDQGAWDCSVENGGCQDTCNRSAETSQCFCPADAYLEADGRSCAAQADHPCHKLCEHYCITNSYVPGSYSCMCETGYQLAADQHGCEDVDDCIQVPSPCPQRCVNTRGAFECHCNPGFELVNNDCVESVDPCLGSKCEYQCQPVGQTDYRCICAEGFAPSPHDPQRCLMFCNQTACPADCDPYSPTSCQCPEGYILDDGFMCTDIDECENGDCPGACRNLPGTYECICGPDCDPTEVNTDGDGDGGSGEPPVSPTPGATLSPSPIGPLHSGVLIGISIASLSLVVALLALLCHLRKKQGTTRAELEYKCGSPTKEVVLQHVRTEQMPQKL from the coding sequence ATGCAGCATCAGCCCTTCCCACCAGgcacttccttccttttcccgAACGTCCAGGAGGGAGGGCCGCGCACTTATAAACCCCCGCCCCGGCCGGCCGGCATGTCAGAGGCTGCTTCGCCAGCGCTGCGCGCCGTGGCTGGACACGTCTGGGCTGGGACCAACGCAAGCGGCTGTCGCCGGCGGCGCCCTGCGCTTCTCGGTTCCCTCGGAGCTCTGGCCCTGTCGCGGCGTTTGCGCTCTCCCCCGCGCCTGCCGTCGGCGTGCTGGGACAGCATGCTCCGGGTCCTGCTCCTCGGCGTGCTGGCCCCCGCCGGTCTGGGGCTCCCCACGTCCCCGGAGCCTCAGCCACGCGGCAGCCAGTGCGTCGAGCACGACTGCTTCGAGCTTTTCCGGGGCCCCGCGACCTTCTTCGCCGCCAGCCAGGCCTGCGAAGGGTTGGGGGGCCACCTGATGACTGTGCGCTCCTCAGTGGCGGCTGATGTCATCTCCTTGCTACTGAGCGGCGACAGCGGCGACAGCCCGCGCCTCTGGATCGGCCTGCAGCTCCCGCCCGGTTGCAGCGACCCAGGGCAACTCGGGCCCTTGCGCGGCTTCCAGTGGGTTACCGGCGACAACCGCACCAGCTACAGCAGGTGGGCGCGGTTGCACTTTGACCCAGCGCCTCTCTGCGGCCCCCTGTGCGTCGCAGTCTCGGAAGCTGGGGCCCTAGCACCCCGCGAGCCAGCCTGGGAGGAGCAGCAGTGCACTGCAGAAGCTGATGGTTTCCTCTGCGAGTTCCACTTTGCAGCCTCCTGCAAGCCCCTGCTCGTGGACTCTGGAGCCGTGGCGGCCGCCGGTGTAACGATCACCTATACCACCCCGTTCGGGGCCACTGGCGCGGACTTCCAGGCGCTACCCGCGGGTAGCTCTGCCTCTATAGCGCCCTTCGGAGTGGAGCTGGAGTGCGTGGCGCCGCCAGGAGAGGCCGAGGCGCACTGGGGCCGGGATGACCAGGGCGCCTGGGACTGCAGCGTCGAGAACGGCGGCTGCCAGGACACTTGCAACAGGAGCGCTGAGACGTCTCAGTGCTTCTGCCCGGCTGACGCCTACCTAGAGGCTGACGGGCGCTCCTGCGCCGCACAAGCGGATCACCCTTGCCACAAACTCTGCGAGCACTATTGCATTACCAACAGCTACGTGCCCGGCTCTTACTCGTGCATGTGCGAGACCGGCTACCAGCTGGCTGCTGACCAGCACGGGTGCGAGGACGTGGACGACTGTATCCAGGTGCCCAGTCCGTGCCCGCAGCGATGTGTTAATACGCGGGGCGCCTTCGAATGCCACTGCAACCCTGGCTTTGAGCTGGTGAACAACGACTGCGTGGAGTCAGTGGACCCGTGCTTAGGGAGCAAGTGCGAGTACCAGTGCCAGCCTGTGGGCCAGACAGACTATCGCTGCATCTGCGCTGAGGGCTTCGCACCCAGCCCTCACGACCCACAGAGGTGCCTAATGTTCTGTAACCAGACTGCATGCCCAGCAGACTGCGATCCCTACAGCCCAACTTCCTGCCAGTGCCCTGAAGGCTACATCCTGGACGACGGCTTCATGTGCACAGACATCGATGAGTGCGAAAATGGAGACTGCCCCGGGGCCTGCCGCAACCTCCCAGGCACCTACGAGTGCATCTGTGGGCCTGACTGTGACCCCACCGAGGTGAACACTGATGGTGATGGTGACGGCGGTTCTGGGGAGCCCCCGGTCAGCCCGACTCCCGGCGCCACCTTGAGCCCCTCACCTATAGGGCCCTTGCATTCTGGAGTGCTCATCGGCATCTCCATCGCCAGCCTGTCTCTGGTGGTGGCGCTTTTGGCGCTCTTGTGCCACCTGCGCAAGAAGCAAGGCACCACGAGGGCGGAGCTGGAGTATAAGTGTGGTTCCCCCACCAAAGAGGTGGTGCTCCAGCATGTGCGGACTGAGCAGATGCCTCAGAAACTCTGA